GCGGGAACACCATCCTCCGGTGGACCGGGTCGTCGGTCTCGAGGTCGCGCCATTCGTCGATGAATATGGGCCAGAGGGCGTAGCGCCGCTTCATGTGGCCCCGGCTCTCGAAGTCGCCCCAGAGGGGCCAGAGGCGCCAGCCATGGTCCCGGGGGCCGGTGACCCGCTGGAAGATGGGCCAGAGGATCGAGTACTGGTGGTGTCCTTCCCACTCGGAGTGGCTGTAGAGCGGCCAGAGGGCGAAGGTGATGCGCTCCCGGCCGAACCGCTCGAGGAAGGTGCCGTAGAGGGGAAAGAGCCCTCCGTAGCCCCGGCCGTCGGCGGTGGTACCCCAGTAGGCGGGCCAGAGGTGGTGCCGGGTGCCGGCTCCCGCCTTGGCCTCGGCGCCCGACTGCCCGGTGAAGAGGGGGATGAAGCGCCAGCGGCGCCCGTTCTCCGTCTCCTGCCAGTTGCCCAGGGGATAGAGGAACTCGAAGACCCGCTTGCCGGGCGTCCGGCTGTAGGAGCAGAGCGGCCGAAGCGCCCAGCCGGAGGTGCCGGCCCCGGGCCCGGAATAGTGCAGGAAGACGGGCCCCACGGCCTCCGTCTCGGAGAAGTCCCGGCCCGGCCAGGAGAGCCGGTAGAAGAGGGGCGAGAGGTTCAGGATGGCCGGCGGGTCGGCCCGTTCCTCGGCGGGAGAGGCCCCCGCCGGCCCTTCCGGCGCGGCCCCGGCCGCCCCCGCCCAGGCGAGGGAGAGGCACAGGCCGAGGCAGAGGACGGGCAGGCGTCGGCGCATGGCGTCCGCCGGGCGGTCAGCGGACCGCGGTGCCCACCAGGGTGCCGATGATGGTCACGGGGATCTGCTCCTGGACGCCTTCGGCCGCCTTGTTGACGTTCCGGAGCGCCTTCTTGACCTCCACGTAGAGGCTCTCGTCCTTGAGGAGCTTGCCCATGGTGCCGTTTCCGGCCTCGAGGCCCATGGCCACGGCCTGGAGGGTGCGGACGGTGGCCCGGGTGTCCTCGTAGAGGCTCTCGTCGGTGAAGAGGCGGCCCATGGTCCCCTCACCCCGCTCCACCTTGGCGGTGAGGCGGCGGAGGGAGGCCACGGTCTGCTCGGCCTCCCGGTAGAGCCGGTCGTCTTTGACCAGCTTTCCCAGGGTGCCCCGGCCCTGCTCGATGTCCGCGGTGAGGCGCTTGAGCGACCCGGAGGCGGAGCGGAGGTTGGCCAGGGTCTCCCGGACGTTTTCGATGTTCTCCTCGGAGCCCACCACCCGGCCGAGCCCGTTGGCCACCTTCTTGAGGTCTTGGAGCACGGGGCCCATCTCCACGAAGAGCTCGTCGAGGTCCCGGGGCCGGACCACGCGGGCCACCGCCTCCCCGGGCCCGAGGACCCCGGCCTCGAGGTCCCCCTGGCGGATCTCCACGAATTTGTCCCCCAGGATGCCCTTGGTCCGAACCCAGGCCTCCGCGTCGCGGGCCACGGCATAGGGGGCGTAGATGGAAAGATCCACCCGGGCGCCGCCGTCTTCCACCCGGACGGCGGTGACACGCCCGATCTCGACCCCGGCCATCTCCACCCGGCTGTTCGGGGCCAGGCCCGCGGCGGTGTCGAGGTGGAGGACCAGGGGGTAGCCCTCCCGGGGGGCGAAGGCCTCGCCGCCGAGGCGAAGGCTCATGTAGCCGAGCACCAGGAGGGCGAAGAGGACGAACACGCCCACGACCATTTCCGTCTTGTGCCGCCCGCTGTTCATGACACCTCCCCGGCCGGTTCGAGATCGTGCTGCGGCCACGATAAACCGCGGAGGAATCGGTTGACAATGGGGTGGTCCACCTGGGAGAACTCGAAGGGGTTCCCCTCCGCCGCGATGATGCCCTCGTAGAGGAGGGCGATCTTGTGGGCGATCCGGAAGGTGCTCCCGATGTCGTGGCTGATGACCACGCAGGTGAGGCCGAGGCGCTTCTGGGTCTGGATCACCAGGTTGTCGATGGTCTCGGTCATGATGGGGTCGAGGCCGGTGGTGGGCTCGTCGAAGAGGAGGATCTCCGGGTCCAGGGCGATGGCCCTGGCCAGGCCCGCGCGTTTTCGCATGCCGCCGGAGAGTTCCGAGGGCATCTTCCGGCCGTGGCCCTCGAGGCCCACCAGGGCCAGCTTCTCCTCCACGATCTCCCGGATCCGGTGCTCGGGGAGGCGGCGGTGTTCGCGAAGGGGGAAGGCCACGTTCTCTCCCACCGTCATGGAGTCGAAGAGGGCCGCGTCCTGGAAGAGGTAGCCGAAGCGCTTTCGGACCTCGAAGAGCTCCTTTTCCCGGAGCGTGCCGATATCCACCCCGTCCACCAGGATCTGGCCGGCGTCCGGCTGGACGAGCCCGATGATGTGCTTGAGGAGCACGCTTTTCCCGCCGCCGCTGCGGCCCACGATGACCGTGATCTTGCCGGCCGGGACGTGGAGGTTCACGCCCCGGAGCACCGGCTGCCCGTTGAAGCTCTTGTGCAGGTTGGCGATCCGGATCATGCGTGCCGGCCCAGGGCCTTCCGGCTCAGAAGAGCAGGGAGGTCAGGATGTAGTCGCCCACGAGGATGCTGATGGAGCTGAGCACCACCGCCCCCGTGGTGGCCCGGCCCACCCCGCGGGCGCCCTTCTCTGCGTGGTAGCCCTTGTAGCAGCCGATCAATGCAAGCAGGATGCCGAAGACCGCCGACTTGTAGAGGCCGTTGGTGATGTCGCCCAGGACCACGGTCTCTTCCATGCGTTTCACGTAGATCCCCGGGTCGATGCCCAAGAGTTCCACCCCCACCAGGTGCCCGCCGACGATCCCGATGGCGTTGGAGATCCCCGTCAGGAGCGGCAGCATGAGGAAGGCGGCCCAGACCCGGGGGACCACCAGGTAGTGGAAGGGATCCACCGCCATGGCGGCCAGGGCGTCGATCTGCTCGGTGACCCGCATGGTGCCGATCTCGGCGGCCATGGCCGAGCCCGCCCGGGCGGTCACCATGAGGGCGGTGAGCACCGGCCCGAGTTCCCGGGTCATGGAAAGGGCCACCGTGGCGCCGAGCAGGCTTTCCCCCCCGAATTTCCGGAACCCGTAGTAGCCCTGGAGCGCCAGCACCATGCCGGTGAAGAGCCCGGTGAGCAGGACCACGGTGGTGGAGCGGGCCCCGATGAATTCCATCTGGCGCAGAAAGTTCCGCCAGCGGTAGGGCGGCCGGAAGAGGGCGGTGACGGACCGGGCGAAGAAGAGGGCGATGCCGCCCATCTCGCCCAGGGCGCCCAGGACGCGCCGGCCCAGGCCGGAAAGCAGGGCCACCGGCCACGTTCCACCGGCTGGCCTCGATGGGGGCATCCCGCCCTTTGTGCGGTCCGGAATCGGCATGGCGTGGCGGGATCCGTGCCGCCCGCGGCGGCGTTCCCATCTGGTGGCGGCCGGATTCCTTACCCTGTATATTCCACTTTGGGCCGGGGTTCAACGAAACCGGGCATTCCGGCCCCGCCCCGGGCACCCGTCCCGGGCCCGCGCCCGGCCGAAAGGAGACGCCG
The window above is part of the Dissulfurirhabdus thermomarina genome. Proteins encoded here:
- a CDS encoding MlaE family ABC transporter permease; translated protein: MPPSRPAGGTWPVALLSGLGRRVLGALGEMGGIALFFARSVTALFRPPYRWRNFLRQMEFIGARSTTVVLLTGLFTGMVLALQGYYGFRKFGGESLLGATVALSMTRELGPVLTALMVTARAGSAMAAEIGTMRVTEQIDALAAMAVDPFHYLVVPRVWAAFLMLPLLTGISNAIGIVGGHLVGVELLGIDPGIYVKRMEETVVLGDITNGLYKSAVFGILLALIGCYKGYHAEKGARGVGRATTGAVVLSSISILVGDYILTSLLF
- a CDS encoding MlaD family protein, with the translated sequence MNSGRHKTEMVVGVFVLFALLVLGYMSLRLGGEAFAPREGYPLVLHLDTAAGLAPNSRVEMAGVEIGRVTAVRVEDGGARVDLSIYAPYAVARDAEAWVRTKGILGDKFVEIRQGDLEAGVLGPGEAVARVVRPRDLDELFVEMGPVLQDLKKVANGLGRVVGSEENIENVRETLANLRSASGSLKRLTADIEQGRGTLGKLVKDDRLYREAEQTVASLRRLTAKVERGEGTMGRLFTDESLYEDTRATVRTLQAVAMGLEAGNGTMGKLLKDESLYVEVKKALRNVNKAAEGVQEQIPVTIIGTLVGTAVR
- a CDS encoding ABC transporter ATP-binding protein, whose translation is MIRIANLHKSFNGQPVLRGVNLHVPAGKITVIVGRSGGGKSVLLKHIIGLVQPDAGQILVDGVDIGTLREKELFEVRKRFGYLFQDAALFDSMTVGENVAFPLREHRRLPEHRIREIVEEKLALVGLEGHGRKMPSELSGGMRKRAGLARAIALDPEILLFDEPTTGLDPIMTETIDNLVIQTQKRLGLTCVVISHDIGSTFRIAHKIALLYEGIIAAEGNPFEFSQVDHPIVNRFLRGLSWPQHDLEPAGEVS